A window from Candidatus Methylomirabilota bacterium encodes these proteins:
- a CDS encoding transposase: protein MGEHRRKADGRRVFSTEFKRTTVQRILTGEKTLAELSRELDISPSVIRNWKRFAEAGATTAVQASEDVVPASHLREAYAKIRELERALGRKTMEVEILRAAQEVVKNTPSLRRESAR from the coding sequence CGAACACCGGCGGAAGGCAGACGGCCGACGCGTCTTCAGCACGGAGTTCAAGCGGACGACGGTCCAACGGATCCTGACCGGCGAGAAGACGCTCGCCGAGCTCAGCCGTGAGCTGGACATCTCCCCAAGTGTGATCCGCAACTGGAAGCGGTTCGCCGAGGCCGGGGCGACGACGGCGGTGCAAGCCAGCGAGGACGTGGTCCCGGCCAGCCACTTGCGGGAGGCCTACGCCAAGATCCGGGAGCTCGAGCGCGCGCTGGGCCGCAAGACCATGGAGGTCGAGATCCTGCGCGCGGCCCAGGAAGTCGTAAAAAACACGCCGTCGTTGCGCAGAGAGTCCGCGCGGTGA